One Brassica napus cultivar Da-Ae chromosome A1, Da-Ae, whole genome shotgun sequence genomic region harbors:
- the LOC106443163 gene encoding F-box/kelch-repeat protein At3g04660-like, with protein sequence MKRARRKKTIEINQQCLTKKEDENDPFWIIPLDLIVEILLKVPTKSVASLVFVSKKWLSLIRSKDFINLYLARSSPRILLAVFGTNVEEQFLQTCSQVDPSSDRHRLNITPHKDHVAAFSPPIRGLFCRLMDLKVIISNPSTGQFLTLPRVKTTRRGIISFFGYDPVNDVYKVLCMTILQGRQRRGSKVVSEEHQVYTLGAQRKWRMIECKHPHLPHPCAITKGICINGILYYYAWIKNEASLISFDLISEEFNAIKLPEDIPCVVNYTGKVAITSWPTRNGEVHLWILEDANKQEWSKVSIVVPSWVDLIDIHHGYRFRGTLSTGELIFSPWTLPINPLYFISYNLKENIAKKVVVEELEEPDASREVYFDHVESPMFCQM encoded by the coding sequence ATGAAAAGAGCTAGGAGGAAGAAGACGATCGAGATCAATCAGCAATGTCTAacgaagaaagaagatgaaaacgATCCGTTTTGGATTATTCCACTAGATCTGATCGTAGAGATTCTCCTGAAAGTTCCGACCAAATCTGTAGCCAGTCTTGTCTTCGTTTCAAAAAAATGGTTATCCTTAATACGCAGCAAAGATTTTATCAACCTGTACCTGGCTCGATCTTCACCACGGATTCTTTTAGCAGTCTTCGGCACTAACGTGGAAGAGCAGTTCTTACAAACCTGCTCTCAGGTTGATCCATCTTCTGATCGTCATAGGTTAAACATAACTCCACATAAGGACCATGTGGCTGCTTTTTCTCCACCAATCCGCGGCTTGTTCTGCCGTCTAATGGATTTGAAAGTGATAATTTCAAACCCTAGCACGGGCCAGTTCTTAACGTTACCTAGAGTCAAAACTACAAGAAGAGGTATAATATCCTTTTTTGGGTATGATCCAGTGAATGATGTATACAAAGTGTTATGCATGACGATACTACAAGGTCGTCAAAGACGTGGATCAAAAGTTGTGTCGGAGGAGCATCAAGTATACACTCTAGGAGCCCAACGAAAATGGAGAATGATTGAATGTAAGCAtcctcatcttcctcatccttgTGCTATTACTAAAGGGATATGCATAAATGGGATACTGTATTATTATGCTTGGATAAAAAACGAAGCATCCTTGATAAGCTTCGATCTGATATCTGAAGAGTTTAATGCCATTAAGTTACCTGAGGATATCCCATGTGTAGTGAACTACACTGGAAAGGTAGCTATAACGAGTTGGCCTACCCGTAACGGTGAAGTTCACTTATGGATTCTAGAAGATGCCAATAAACAAGAATGGTCAAAAGTTTCAATTGTTGTTCCTTCTTGGGTAGATTTAATAGACATTCATCATGGATACAGATTCAGGGGTACACTTAGTACTGGCGAGCTTATATTTTCACCTTGGACCCTTCCCATTAACCCGTTATATTTCATCAGTTACAATCTCAAGGAAAACATTGCCAAGAAAGTTGTGGTTGAAGAACTTGAAGAACCCGATGCTTCTCGCGAAGTCTATTTTGATCATGTAGAGAGTCCTATGTTCTGTCAAATGTAA